One Anatilimnocola floriformis genomic window, CGGAAGTGGACAAGCCGCCGCCCGTAAAGCCGAATGACAGGATCGGTTTGACTTCGTTTCCTTTCTCATCTTTGACGATGACGCGCCAGCGCTCTGGCCGGCCCGTGCGATAGTCCCCGCCTCGTTGCAGAAAAGCGGGTTCTTTCTTCGCGTCCACGTTCTTCACGGCCACTTTGAACTCTGGGAGCCGATCGGCCGAAGTGGTGATGGCTGGCTTGTCGATATCGATGACGACTTCGAGCGGATCGGGCAAGCCTTCCGCGCGTCGCAATGCCGTCAACACTTCGATGTTCCGCCCAGCGTCGTCGCCAGCCTTCAAGCGTTCTCGCAATTCAGGCGTCGCCCACGGATATTGCAACGGCGCAACCTTGGCCAGCAATGGAATTGCCCACTTTTTGTCGCGCTTCAGCATCTCCGACAACACAAAATCGCCGGCTCCTTCGACGGGATAAACAGGCGGTTGCTTAACTGGATTCATGAGCCGGTTCTCGAGTTCCACGTCCGACATCTTCTGCAATTCGGCGCGCAACGCACTACGGCGCTTCAGCACTTCTTCATCCGCGCGACTCGCGGTTGCGAGCACCAGGCCGGCTAGAAAAGCAAGAAATGCCAAGCCAAGACGAAAATCAGACACAAACATCGCACGCTCCCTTTCCCGACAGGAATGAAAAGATCGTGAACCAACGTTTTCAAGCAGAGAAGTGCTGTGCATTCTAAAAAACAGTGATTGGCGGCGACATCTTTTTCTAATTCGCAGAATGTGATTCAAGTTATTCACCGCTAGCAGCCGGAGCGCGAGATCATCGCGGCAACCTACACCGGCAGGGAGCATCGGTAATAGAGAATTTGACGGCGTTTGCCGAAAGCATTCTGGTACGGAATGCGGCAGAGGGGCGGGAACTCTCCAGCGGCAAGACGCCGCGAATGCATTCCTACGTAGCAATCTACGCGGAAGCGCGACGAAGATGGATTTTCGACGCAGCGGACAGCTCGACGAGCGCCGCCGGCGCGTTCTCATGGATGAGAGTGCAGCGCCAGGCAGCGACAGCGAGAAAGCTCAGCCGACATCGGCCAAGGGCCCCGTTCGCGCCTACAACGAAAACGTCCTCAGCGATCGCCAGCGGCGGGTGAGCGAGCTCATTCCGATCCGCCCGTTCAAGGTCATCGCGACCATTCTGCTGCTGATCACCGCCGTCGCCGCCATCGAAGCCCTTTATATTTTCACGGCGCCCCTTGCCGGGCACACGAAGGGTGAGCATCCCTTTGCCGCGCTCGATCTGGCCGCCCGCGGCAACATCGGCGATTGGTTTTCGTCGTTGCTGTTTGCATCGGGCGCGATGGCCGTGATGGGGCTGCTGTCGATTCGTTCGCATCGCGTCGACGACTACAAAGGCCGCTATCGCGTGTGGTGGTGGATCGCCGCCGCCCTGCTGTGGGCCAGCGTCGATACGGCGACCGGCTTGCACGATGCACTTGGCCACGGCATTCAAATGCTGGCCGGCGACAAGATGCCCGGCGGCGCACGACTGATGTGGGTCGGCATGTATGGTCTGATTTTTGGCACGCTGGCCACGCGGGCCGCGTTTGAAATCTGGTCGTCGTCGCTGTCGATCGTCGGCTCTTCACTGGCCGCGTTGCTGTACTTTGCCTGCATCGCCTTTCAACTCGAAATGACACCGCCGCTCGGCGATGCCGTGCTGACCACCGTCGTGCGAAACAGCGTCGAGCTCCTCGCGCATGTGTCGCTCGTCAGCAGCGTGCTCCTGTACGCTCGCCACGTTCATCTCGATGCCCAAGGCCGGCTGATGATTTCGGCCGATGGCGCCGCCAATCCCAAGAAGAAGCCGAAGAGCAAGGCCAAGCTCGCCGTGGTTGCCGACGACGAAGAGAAGGTCGAAAAGAAAACGACCGCCAAGGATACGGCGAAGGACAAGGACAAGAAAGAGCCCGAAAAGAAAGAAGCGGCTGCCCCTGCTGCCCCCGCCAAGCCTGCTGCTGCTTCGGCTGCGGCGGGACTCAAGTTCGGTTCGTCGACTGCTCCTGCCGCCTCGGCCAGCATCGGCAAAGTAACGCCCGCTACGACGAACAAGCAAGCCGATGATGACGATGAAGACGAGGATGAGGACGAAGACGACAGCGTCTCGAAGTCCGATCGCAAGCGCCTGAAGAAAATGGCCCGCCGCGAAGCGCAGCAAGGACGACGGGCAGCGTAGTCGGCACTCTTTGATGCGACGGATCATTGGTCCGTTGCGCGCGTTACCTCTGTAACGATCGCAACGATTCCCCGTGTGAAACGGCAACAAATATCGCGTGCGAACCGAACGCGCAAGTTTTGTATGCCAGATTACAGGTGAGTCATTTTCATGAGCGATCGGAAGGGCTGCGCTTGCGCACCTCCCGGAAAGGAAGTCTCCACCCGTGCCCGCTGTGCTGAAGAAATCGAACGAACCGATTCCAGGCTACAAGCTGATGCAACGCATTGGCGCCGGCGGTTATGGCGAAGTTTGGACAGCCGAAGCTCCGGGCGGCTTGATCAAAGCGCTCAAGTTCGTCTACGGTCTGCTCGATGAAGATCGCGCCACGCGCGAAATGAAAGCCATCCAGCGCATCAAGGGTGTGCGACATCCGTTTCTTCTGTCGATCGAACGCATCGAAGTCGTCGACGGCCAACTGATCTTCGTCACCGAACTCGCCGACAACAGCCTCAAAGACCGCTTCGATCAATGCCGCAAGGAAGGCCGACCCGGCATTCCCCGCGACGAACTGTTGCAGCACTTGCGCGACACAGCCGACGCGCTCGACTACATGAGCGAGCACCACTCGCTGCAACACCTCGATGTGAAGCCCGAAAACCTGCTCCTCGTTGGTGGGCGCATCAAGGTGGCCGACTTCGGCCTCGTGAAAGATCTGCACGAGGGGAGCGCGTCGATGATGGGCGGCCTCACGCCGATCTACGCGCCGCCGGAAGTTTTTGAAGGACGGCCGACAAAGCACAGCGATCAATACAGCCTGGCCATCGTTTATCAAGAAATGCTCAGCGGCGTGTTGCCGTTCCCGGGCAAGACGGCTGCGCAACTTGCGGCGCAGCACTTAAACGCTCGCCCGCGGATGGCTGCTCTGCCCGAAGCCGATCAGCAAGTCATCGGTAAAAGCCTTTCGAAAAATCCGAGCGAGCGATATCCCAATTGCCGCGAGATGGTTGCCGCGCTGAACAAAGCCACGCAAGCCATCGTCGCCGCGCGCATGACGCAGAGTCGCAGCGACATCACCCACGAACTGGGTCGGCACATCACCCAAGGCGCGACGCAGGCCAACACTTCGCCACCAGCGCCAGTGCAACCCGCGCAGCCAGTGACCGAACAGCCGCTGCCGCCGATGTCGTATGCGACCGAAGCGGTGCGCACGCCCGATCAGATGCTGGCCAATCTCGACGAAGCGTCGCAAGCAGCCGATTCTCTGCAAGCCAGCCCGGCGCTTGCCTCGTCGACCGATAATCTGACCGTCAATCTGCAACAGATTCTGTGTGCCGCCGACACCGCGCCGCCGGAGTTCGACGTTCTCAATTGGTCGCCACAGCCCACGCTGATTGTCGGGCTCGGCGGACTCGGCGGCAAAGTCATCGGCCGACTGAAGCGAACCTTCGCCGAACAACCACTCGGCGCCGCGCTGCAATTGCTGGTGATCGATACCGATCGCCGCGAAGCCTCCGAAGCAAACATGGTCTCGTCCGGCACCAGCACTTGCCGCAACGGCGAATTCGTTCACGTGCCGCTCCGCAAGAGCTGCGACTATCGCGAAGACTCGCGTAAAATGCTTGAGTGGCTCGGCCGCCGCTGGCTCTATAACATTCCGCGCTCGCAACAAACCGAAGGGCTCCGACCCCTCGGCCGCTTGGCGCTCGTCGATCACAACGAAGTCATCTGGAACAGCTGCCGTAGCGCTCTGAAGAAGCTCGCTCAGCCGTTGCCGGGTAGCGATCAACCACAACAGCCACGGATCGTCGTGCTCAGCGCCTCGGGAGGCGGCACCGGCGGCGGCATGGTGCTCGACCTGGTCGTCGGTCTGCGTCAGTTGCTCGACGAGCTGAAACTGAAAGACACCAAAGCCAGCGACATCAGCGTGATCCTCGCCCACACGACGCCGCGCAACGCCGCCGGCTCGCAACTGGCGATGGCCAACACCTGTGCGCTCCTCGCCGAATGGCAACACCTGCTGCATCCCGGCGCGCAGTTTCCTGGCGATCCGGCCTGTGCTCTCAAGTCGCGCACGATCGATCAGCCGCCGCGGACCCGACTCATCGACATGGGTGAAGAGCTGTCGAACGAAGCCTTTGAACTGGCCTGCAGCCGCCTGGCCGATTTGATTGCGCTCGACGTTTCCACACCGGCCGATAGTTTCTTCCGCGCCAGCGAACAAGCATCGGCAGGCCGAATCACCGATCAAGAAGCGGTCGTGCTCCGCACGGCTGGCCTCGTTCGCGTCGGCTTTACGCAGGATGAATTGGCCACTCGCGCTGCTCGCCGGTTGTCGCATGAGTTGCTGGTGCGCTGGGTCGGTAAGCCAAAACCGCCCGAATCGCCGAAGACCTCCACGACGAATCGCGCGACGAGCATCCTGCCGGTTCGTCAGACGCAAGACAACACCGAATGCAAGATGAAAGATGCATTCCTCGAGCTGCAAGCGCAGAACCAGTTGCGCAGTTGGGGGCTCGACGCCGAAACGCTCATCAATCATTGGATCGAAGTCGCCGGCGCTCAGCTCGGTGCGAACACCGATCGCTTTTTCCTCGACCTCACGCAAGCAATTGCCAAGGAATCGGCCACCCTCTCGCCAGTGCCGCGCTGGTTGGCTGCGACGACCGAGATCTTCGGCGCACGAACCTCCGAAGCCACGGCGCCCGGTCAGGCCGCCACCGTGCCCGCCCTCGTGCAAGCCACCGAAGGCGCGCTCAAGGAACGCATCACCGCAACCGGCAAGGCTGTCCGCGAATGGCTGCTGCAATGGCTCGATGATCCGCAGCAACGACTATATGCTTCGCAGAAAGCGCTGT contains:
- a CDS encoding protein kinase domain-containing protein; translated protein: MPAVLKKSNEPIPGYKLMQRIGAGGYGEVWTAEAPGGLIKALKFVYGLLDEDRATREMKAIQRIKGVRHPFLLSIERIEVVDGQLIFVTELADNSLKDRFDQCRKEGRPGIPRDELLQHLRDTADALDYMSEHHSLQHLDVKPENLLLVGGRIKVADFGLVKDLHEGSASMMGGLTPIYAPPEVFEGRPTKHSDQYSLAIVYQEMLSGVLPFPGKTAAQLAAQHLNARPRMAALPEADQQVIGKSLSKNPSERYPNCREMVAALNKATQAIVAARMTQSRSDITHELGRHITQGATQANTSPPAPVQPAQPVTEQPLPPMSYATEAVRTPDQMLANLDEASQAADSLQASPALASSTDNLTVNLQQILCAADTAPPEFDVLNWSPQPTLIVGLGGLGGKVIGRLKRTFAEQPLGAALQLLVIDTDRREASEANMVSSGTSTCRNGEFVHVPLRKSCDYREDSRKMLEWLGRRWLYNIPRSQQTEGLRPLGRLALVDHNEVIWNSCRSALKKLAQPLPGSDQPQQPRIVVLSASGGGTGGGMVLDLVVGLRQLLDELKLKDTKASDISVILAHTTPRNAAGSQLAMANTCALLAEWQHLLHPGAQFPGDPACALKSRTIDQPPRTRLIDMGEELSNEAFELACSRLADLIALDVSTPADSFFRASEQASAGRITDQEAVVLRTAGLVRVGFTQDELATRAARRLSHELLVRWVGKPKPPESPKTSTTNRATSILPVRQTQDNTECKMKDAFLELQAQNQLRSWGLDAETLINHWIEVAGAQLGANTDRFFLDLTQAIAKESATLSPVPRWLAATTEIFGARTSEATAPGQAATVPALVQATEGALKERITATGKAVREWLLQWLDDPQQRLYASQKALSCLQGQFRAMLDQFRELRRRFAQETGSLEQYLVSLPSDWKKARANVKKSQGPDPDVAIQQFCRLRLQDFAVILAGKFIQSLQSVLSGTGDLLVDLNRELQVLVGQYDDGGEEDAGAAPVLFGQLRKLVSEQVEAGTAAQAAVLDEVLTKQVLTPFGGLLSALTGGGDYRHKLLETLEAESRKVILRLLETLDIAAVLAEGAAIDPQLAADWRTLVDQARPRWQGVTADRRLLCVLPERSQATREPQLWKQCLQATSFQQTPALIDAPGADLLLCFDVGPLSVTDLLSQLLNECPDLGEAAGRLHTRADVSWPEIVAS